In Aquimarina spinulae, a single window of DNA contains:
- a CDS encoding RNA polymerase sigma factor, whose translation MRLYNKYCDGMYYVALRFLKDPFEAEEAMQESFIKAFTRLHQFTGDVTFGAWLKRIVINKSIDMLKAKKMNMVAINEQVMTSVEEQNDWSVSDSVTVDEVKKAIEKLPEKYKYAVMLFLIEGYDHNEISEVLDITPVSSRTLVHRGKKQLQEELKHLRHGTGY comes from the coding sequence ATGAGACTCTATAATAAATACTGTGATGGTATGTATTATGTAGCGTTGCGTTTCCTTAAAGATCCATTTGAGGCGGAGGAAGCTATGCAGGAATCTTTCATCAAGGCTTTTACGCGACTTCATCAATTTACTGGAGATGTTACTTTTGGAGCTTGGCTTAAACGAATTGTTATAAATAAAAGCATAGATATGCTAAAAGCTAAGAAAATGAATATGGTTGCGATTAATGAGCAGGTTATGACTAGTGTTGAAGAACAGAATGATTGGTCGGTGTCTGATTCTGTTACTGTAGATGAGGTAAAAAAAGCAATTGAAAAATTACCGGAAAAATATAAATATGCCGTCATGCTATTTTTGATAGAAGGGTATGATCATAATGAAATTAGTGAAGTACTGGACATTACACCAGTTTCTTCGAGAACATTGGTACATAGAGGAAAAAAGCAGCTACAGGAAGAATTAAAACATTTGAGACATGGCACAGGATATTAG
- a CDS encoding DUF2911 domain-containing protein yields the protein MPKLLKRAIFILLGLILIGFAGMYFMKQSTKKHSPEEIVTHTAKDATFTVFYNRPYKKGREIFGNLVPFNEVWRTGANEATTFTTDKDLLVDGTVLKAGTYTLWTIPNPKSWKVIFNSKEYDWGVHMDGTAKRDATYDVLTVEVPVQPLLNIVEQFSIYFENANDFTILYLAWDRTAIAVPIKI from the coding sequence ATGCCAAAACTTTTAAAACGAGCAATATTTATTTTATTAGGATTAATATTGATTGGATTTGCAGGAATGTACTTCATGAAGCAAAGTACCAAAAAACATAGCCCCGAAGAAATCGTTACTCACACGGCAAAGGATGCTACTTTCACTGTTTTTTATAACAGGCCATACAAAAAGGGTAGAGAAATTTTTGGTAACCTGGTTCCGTTTAATGAAGTATGGAGAACCGGCGCCAATGAGGCCACTACATTTACAACAGACAAAGATCTTCTCGTTGATGGTACCGTACTTAAAGCAGGGACCTATACACTATGGACCATCCCAAACCCCAAATCCTGGAAAGTAATTTTTAATAGTAAAGAATATGATTGGGGAGTACATATGGATGGCACTGCAAAACGAGACGCCACATACGATGTACTCACTGTAGAAGTCCCCGTACAACCTTTATTAAATATAGTAGAACAATTTTCTATTTATTTTGAAAATGCAAATGATTTTACCATATTATACCTTGCGTGGGATAGAACTGCAATTGCGGTTCCTATAAAAATATAA
- the meaB gene encoding methylmalonyl Co-A mutase-associated GTPase MeaB yields the protein MSKDSTKHTNTPSSTSSQAIDRFKKLQQKEVVIDTIFKAIIAQDTAALSKGITLIESTQQNHIEKAQDLIEMCLPYANNSVRIGITGVPGVGKSTFIEALGNLLLQKGKKVAVLAVDPSSTISHGSILGDKTRMESLVRSSMAFIRPSPSGNSLGGVAQKTRESIILCEAAGYDVIIIETVGVGQSETAVHSMVDFFLLLKLAGAGDELQGIKRGIIEMADALVINKADGDNLIRARKAKNQFRKALHLYPLTQNSWSPEVLTCSAIEGTGIDDIWKMILKYLKITSENGFFEKNRIQQNKFWLLQTIEEQLKNSFYNNPKVKAALDSKIEAVQQHKITPFAAARYLLGLNK from the coding sequence GTGTCTAAAGATTCTACCAAACATACTAATACCCCTTCTAGCACGAGTAGTCAAGCAATTGATCGATTTAAAAAATTACAGCAAAAAGAAGTTGTGATTGACACTATTTTTAAAGCAATCATTGCTCAAGACACCGCCGCTTTAAGTAAAGGAATTACATTAATCGAAAGTACCCAGCAAAACCATATTGAAAAAGCGCAGGACCTTATCGAAATGTGCCTTCCTTATGCCAACAACTCTGTAAGAATAGGTATAACAGGAGTCCCTGGAGTAGGCAAAAGCACCTTTATTGAAGCTTTGGGTAATTTGTTATTACAAAAAGGGAAAAAAGTTGCAGTTTTAGCAGTAGACCCTAGTAGTACAATTTCACATGGCAGTATACTAGGTGATAAGACCAGAATGGAATCTTTAGTAAGATCCTCTATGGCTTTCATACGTCCTTCTCCATCTGGAAACTCACTGGGAGGAGTAGCTCAAAAAACACGAGAGTCTATTATCCTTTGTGAAGCTGCAGGGTATGATGTTATTATTATTGAAACTGTAGGTGTAGGACAAAGTGAAACTGCTGTGCATAGTATGGTAGATTTCTTTTTATTACTAAAGTTAGCAGGTGCAGGAGACGAATTACAAGGTATCAAACGAGGGATTATAGAAATGGCAGATGCTCTTGTAATTAATAAGGCCGATGGTGATAACTTAATACGTGCCCGTAAAGCCAAAAATCAATTTAGAAAAGCACTTCACTTATATCCTCTTACACAAAACAGCTGGTCTCCAGAAGTACTAACCTGTAGTGCTATAGAAGGTACTGGTATTGATGATATTTGGAAAATGATCCTAAAATATCTGAAAATCACTTCTGAAAATGGATTTTTTGAAAAAAACAGAATCCAACAAAATAAATTCTGGCTATTACAAACTATTGAAGAACAATTAAAAAACTCTTTTTACAACAACCCAAAAGTTAAAGCTGCTTTAGATTCAAAAATTGAAGCTGTACAACAACACAAAATTACGCCCTTTGCTGCCGCTAGATATTTGTTAGGATTAAATAAATAG
- a CDS encoding acyloxyacyl hydrolase, giving the protein MRKTEYYLLLFLIGTQLKGQTLDNENKNSFFISPEVILGKTTEPNTGFPKTKMLKSIFVSIGSYNKKVDAQWSSRLGYPKTGLALGITDFGNIEKVGRAYIAMPFVEIGLFQKKTNRWHLNMGFGASYIDTKYDPEINPFNKAVTTSLNWSYKTFLYYDVLIGKSTQWRLGLGYGHYSNGHTRLPNQGLNSFLVSASSSFGEPQTILEEDVTVLRKERVKSSQNYFSFRSGIGQNVLSEEFNDKKEVYSVALSMGKVVNKIFKIGIGFYGRFYEHYYDYIKNDEMLIQEQVPFFKEKPVAYASNYGFFSSTEVFIGHIGVEFELGVNIYKPFYKIEWQLSQGERRGDQYILGELDWYYEIKRTISSRLGVKYYLFNTHDSPKNNIFFGANINANLGQADFSELSLGYVYRFNFKERKKEYSN; this is encoded by the coding sequence ATGAGGAAAACAGAATATTATCTACTCCTATTTCTTATTGGGACACAATTAAAGGGGCAGACATTGGATAATGAAAATAAAAATTCATTTTTTATTTCGCCAGAAGTAATACTAGGAAAAACGACAGAACCTAATACTGGTTTTCCTAAAACTAAAATGCTTAAATCTATTTTTGTTAGTATAGGAAGTTACAACAAAAAGGTAGATGCGCAATGGAGCTCTAGACTGGGATATCCAAAAACCGGACTAGCATTAGGGATTACCGATTTCGGAAATATTGAAAAAGTAGGTAGAGCCTATATTGCAATGCCTTTTGTTGAAATTGGATTGTTTCAAAAAAAAACAAATAGATGGCATCTCAATATGGGGTTTGGTGCATCCTATATTGATACAAAGTATGACCCAGAAATAAACCCTTTTAATAAAGCGGTAACAACAAGCCTGAATTGGTCGTACAAAACTTTTTTGTATTACGATGTTTTAATAGGTAAATCAACTCAATGGCGTTTAGGACTTGGATATGGCCATTATTCTAACGGACATACAAGATTACCTAATCAGGGACTTAACTCTTTTTTGGTAAGTGCTTCTTCATCTTTTGGAGAACCTCAAACTATTCTTGAGGAAGATGTAACAGTGTTAAGAAAAGAACGAGTCAAATCCTCACAGAACTATTTTTCATTTCGCAGTGGCATAGGTCAAAATGTACTATCGGAAGAATTTAATGATAAAAAAGAAGTGTATTCTGTTGCATTATCCATGGGTAAAGTAGTTAACAAGATTTTTAAGATTGGAATCGGTTTTTATGGTAGGTTTTATGAGCACTATTATGATTATATCAAAAATGATGAAATGCTAATACAGGAGCAAGTTCCTTTTTTTAAAGAAAAACCTGTTGCATATGCAAGCAATTATGGTTTTTTTTCTAGTACAGAAGTTTTTATAGGACATATTGGTGTAGAATTTGAACTTGGAGTTAATATATATAAACCATTTTATAAAATTGAATGGCAGCTGAGTCAGGGAGAAAGACGTGGGGATCAATATATTTTGGGAGAGTTAGATTGGTATTATGAAATAAAACGAACGATTTCAAGTAGATTAGGAGTGAAATACTATTTGTTTAATACACATGACTCACCCAAAAACAATATTTTTTTTGGAGCAAATATTAATGCAAATTTAGGACAGGCCGACTTTTCTGAACTTAGTTTGGGATATGTGTACCGTTTTAATTTTAAAGAAAGAAAAAAAGAGTATTCAAACTAA